Sequence from the Ignavibacteria bacterium genome:
GTGAGTTCTACATTGATTTCGTCTTCGTATGTTTCAACACTTGGCGCTTTCGGGAAATTGACTGGGAGAATAATTGGCGTTTTCAAATTTTTAATTGCATCGAGATGGCGATATTCATAACCGTTGCCGCGAAGAATTAATTTGAGTTTGAATTCATCTGCAATTTTTTTCGCGCGAAGTTCGTTGAGCTCATCGGAAGTTTCAACAACGAGCGTTTGTTTTTGTGAAACCAAATCCTGCATTGAAGCAAGCCCTTCATTTGTTTCGGGGCGCGTGAGCGATGGATATTTTTTGTACGCATCGTTTGCTTTTTTGTACCAATCGGCATCGTTCAAACTTTGGCGAATGAGCGCGATTACACCCATCAACGAATTCGGATAACCGTCGGAAAAGAAATCCACATCGAGCGAAGCGTGCATTCCAACATTATTTTTCACAACAACATCATTTGCTTTTCCGTCGCCAAGATTCACGATTGCGCTCGTTCCTTTGATGTTTCCTTTTTGAGGAACGACAAGCGCAGAAGTAAATCCCATTTTGCGCATCGCTTCTGCTGATTTAGCGTCAGGAGAAAAAATATCTATTGCGTTTGTTTGCGGGGAGATTTTTTCATTCCAGTATTTCAATCCGCGTGGTTGTTCCTGCTGTTGCGGCGGTTGCGGTCTGCCTCCTCCGCGTTGCGGTTGTTCTTGTTTCGGCATTCCATAATCGGAGTACGATTCAATCAATCCGGCATAAATTGTTTTTCCGTTTAAATCCCAAACGCGAGCGTCGGGAGGAACAGAAATATTTGCACCGACATTTTCAATGATTCCATCGCGAAGAATAATTGTCCCTTTCTCAATGATGTTCCCAGGAGAAGGAATGATACGAGCGTTGATGAATGCGTGAACACGCGGCGTATGCTGTCGGATTCCTTCTGAGGGCGTTGTTTGCGAAAAGAGAAAACTCGCCGAGCATACCAACAGCAATATCAAGTTGTGAAAGAACAAAATGCGAAAACTGTTCATAAGTATAATTCAGAAAAATAAAAATGATGATAAAAAAACACCAAAAAGTATGTATTCAAAAAAAGGAGTTTTATTATACGAAACAAAAATGGAAAAAAGAACAGAAGCCAATCAGAAGGCAAAAAAAGTTACGAGATTAAAAAACCTCAATAAAATCAATGGTTCTTTCGCTGTATGCAATTATTTAGTATGTTTTCCCCGCATAATTATTATATCTTTCACAATTTAATAAGGAAAACTTTATGGCAAAAACAAAAGGCCAAATCGTTACTCATATCGCGGATAAAACCACGACAACCAAAAAAGTCGCAGGAACATTTCTTGACGAATTAGTAAAACTCGCTTACAAGGAAGCGAAAAATTCTTTCACGATTCCGGGATTAGGAAAACTCGTGCTTGTTAATCGTAAAGCAAGAATGGGAAGAAATCCCGCTACCGGTGAAGCAATAAAAATTCCTGCAAAGAAAGTTGTCAAATTTCGCGTCGCAAAAGCCGCAAAGGATTCAATTCTCGGCGCAAAGAAGTAATCGGGATTTGCGTAATGAACGCTCGATACAGTCATCGGGCGTTTTTTTATTTTAAAACGTTCATTCACAAATAATTTTTGGTACTCGTCCTTCTTTTTCCGTTCTTTC
This genomic interval carries:
- a CDS encoding HU family DNA-binding protein; translated protein: MAKTKGQIVTHIADKTTTTKKVAGTFLDELVKLAYKEAKNSFTIPGLGKLVLVNRKARMGRNPATGEAIKIPAKKVVKFRVAKAAKDSILGAKK